The DNA region TGAATGCAGCCACGGCAGCAAGCTGGACTCCACCAACACCATCTGCGTGGGTGAGGCATCCGAGGCGTTTGATTTAGGCTGCAGGGTTGGTGAAGCAGTTTGTGAGATGACGGTTCCCCACTGACACTTTATGAAAAATAACTGGTGCAAGTGCCTTTTTAATAGGTTCACAGTTTCAAAGAAACGCTGGAGTAGTTAATGTGTCTAGAAGTCATTACGGTCCAAAGAACACACGGATGATTAACTAACTACTAGCGTGCACAGCTTCAGCTCACAAAGCAAGCGCTTCCCTTCATAGAGCTTTGATATGTGGTACAGTGTGTGCCGAGGTTAATTATTTCGCTCCAGCAGACGTTTGTTACTTTTGGGAAATCATTGTGAGAAAGCTGCCTGTTAATACAGATGTGATTGTAAGTGGAAGGCAGAATGAGTCACTGAATGAATGTGCTCGTTGATGGGGCATGAGCTTCTTCCAAGTTCCACTGGGTTGATTGTTTTCTGTGTCACGGTCCATCTCAGTGTGGTTAGAGGGGAAGAGTAAATGGAGGCTTCGTGTTCGAGCGGCCTTGTGGTTTTGGATGAGCGCTGCCACTGCCGCAAAAACTTACACTGCTTCAATTCCCTACTGTATAAAAAGATAATAATGTATCGATGCGGTGGCTGGACACAGATCATCTGAGCAGCCGCAGACAAACCAATGGCTGTCAAGGTCATTTAACGTGAGCTTTGTTCACATTCTTGTTACTTGGGCTACGCAGACAGCATGAAGAGCACGTGCTGGCTGACGATGCAGGACAACCGCTGCGAGGTCAACATCAACGGGGCCACGCTGAAGTCCGAGTGCTGCTCCACGCTGGGGGTGGCCTGGGGCAGCCCCTGCGACCGCTGCGAGATCGGTCAGTTCACACACACCGGCGCTGACCCAAAACAGCAGCACGTTCTCATCACAACTCTCTGTTTCCCACGTCTCCACAGACACGGCCTGCTCGCGGGGCTTCGCTCGGATGAAGGGCCTCGTCTGCGAAGGTGAGAGCCTGTGAATGCTCGCTGTGACGAGCACGCGTCCTCTGCGCCCTGTTTGTGTTTCGCCCTGTGTCCACGCTTCTCAGAATGTCCCTCTCCCCCTAGACATTAATGAGTGTGAGGTCTTCCCCGGAGTGTGTTCCAACGGCCTGTGCGTGAACACTCAGGGCTCGTTCCGCTGCGAGTGCCCGAACGGGCTCACCCTCGACAGCACCGGGCGCACCTGTGTCGGTAGGAGCACTGGGCTTCAGCCCGTTTCCTGTTGCTAGATGAGCACGAGACCAAACCTCTGAGTCCTTTCCTCTAGACATGCGCAGCGAGCAGTGCTACATGAAGTGGCACGAGGATGAGTGTGGGGCGCCGCTGCCGGGGAGGTACCGCGTggacatgtgctgctgctcagtgggcGCCGCCTGGGGGATAGACTGCGAGGAGTGTCCCAAAGCGGGCACGCCCGAGTACAAGACCATCTGCCCAAGAGGCCCCGGCATCGCCAACCGAGGAGACATCCTGACCGGCAGGCCCTTCTACAAAGGTACCGCCCGGACCTGGTCCATTTGAAGttggttgtttgttttcagaacatgCAATCGCAACACATCGCACTGTGACGATGATGAGTCCTGTTCCACGTGGGTATTGACGAGCTTTCCTCTCTCAGACGTCAACGAGTGTAAGGTCTTCCCGGGTCTGTGCACGTACGGAACCTGCCGAAACACCATCGGCAGTTTCAAGTGTCGCTGCAACAACGGCTTCGCTCTCACGGCTGAAGAGAGGAACTGCACAGGTACGAGAGAGTGACGCCGCTGCGTGGCTACCGTCGGCGGCCATTTAATGGACCTCATTCCTCCTGTGCTTCAGACATCGACGAGTGCCGGATCTCCCCCGACCTGTGTGGCCAGGGCGCCTGCGTCAACACGCCGGGCAGCTTTGAGTGCGAATGCTTCGAGGGCTACGAGAGCGGCTTCATGATGATGAAGAACTGCATGGGTAAGTCGGAGACAAACTCGCAGTCAGACTCTAATTCACGTTTACAACATGAATCCAGGACCTGATGCTTccattcactcacacagacaTTGACGAGTGTGAGAGGAACCCGCTGCTATGTCACGGAGGAACCTGCCTCAACACCGAGGGCAGCTATGAGTGTGAATGTCCCACGGGATACACCCTCAGCCCAGATGGTTCTGTCTGTGAAGGTGGGTCACATGTAGATTAAAACACGACCAAACCTACTTTAGTAGCTTTGTGACTATTATTTGTGACATAAACCCACGTTTATGTGTTCAGATCTGAACGAGTGCCAGCTCAGTGACAACCTGTGCAGGAACGGCCAGTGTGTCAACATGCCTGGAACCTACCAGTGCTCCTGCAACACGGGCTACCAGGCCACGCCCGACCGGCAGGGCTGCGTTGGTGGGCACCTCGAAGCCTCTCCCTGGAAGCTCACGCTTTTACGCTGACTCACCACACTCAGGCTGTTTCCGTCTGCCTTCGCAGATATCGACGAGTGCACCATCATGAACGGGGGCTGCGAGACGCACTGTACCAACTCGGAGGGCAGCTACgagtgcagctgcagcgaggGCTACGCGCTCATGCCCGACCTCAGGACCTGTTCAGGTGAAGAAGCAGCGAGCGCACCTTCAGGACACTCTGGATGTCACTCCAGTGTAAATGCTTTACTTagttttctctgctgcttccgTTAGATATTGATGAGTGTGAGGACACTCCAGACATCTGTGATGGAGGCCAGTGCACCAACATTCCTGGGGAATATCGCTGTCTGTGCTACGATGGCTTCATGGCCTCCATAGACATGAGGACCTGTATAGGTGGGAGAACACGCCACGTGTCTTTAAAtctatttgtgtgttgtcttTTAATCGTCtattttcttcttgtttgtttctttgggggggggggattcccTGTCAGTCTCACTTTTCAGTCTAATCTATTATCGCCTGTCACTTCCCAGATGTGAACGAGTGTGATTTGAATCAGAACATCTGTCTCCACGGCGACTGCGAGAACACCAAAGGCTCCTTCATCTGCCACTGTCAGTTGGGCTACTTTGTCAAGAAGGGATCCACTGGCTGCACAGGTACACCGGCACAAATACCCGGGCACGAGCCATCACCGTGTGTTCATACCTATCATTTTTAACTGAGAGAACCCCACTGTTTCTTCAGATATCGATGAGTGTGAGATTGGAGCTCATAACTGCGACATGCACTCCGCCTGCATCAACGTTCCCGGGAGCTTCAAATGCCGCTGTCGGGACGGCTGGGTGGGTGACGGCATcaagtgtgtgggtgagtgtatGAGTAGAACGCCTCGGCTGTATTCTGGAGTCCAAGTCGTTAGGAATTCTGTGACTGCGTTGACTCTCTGTGTGTAGATCATGACGAATGCTCCGCGGAGGACCACAACTGTAACCCCAACGCCGACTGTGTCAACACACCGGGGTCCTACAGGTGCACGTGCAAAGAGGGCTTCAACGGGGACGGCTTCTCGTGCTCTGGTGAGGCTGCCGGGCCCGTCGGACCTTTTAGCGCCGCGGCTCCGGGCACGAAGCTGAGCCTGTTGGTCTGTtggtctgtgtgttgcagacATGGACGAGTGCGCCGACAACGTGAACCTGTGCGAGAACGGCCAGTGTCTGAACGCCCCCGGCGGCTACCGCTGCGAGTGTGAGATGGGCTTCACCCCAACGGACGACAGCAAGGCCTGCCaaggtgcgcacacacacacacacacacacacacacacacacacacacacacacacacacacacacacacacacacacacacacacacacacacacaccatcccaATTGTTCAGTCTAACTCGCGCCCTCTTTGCCACAGACATCGACGAGTGTAACTTCCAGAACATCTGTGTGTTCGGAACCTGCCAGAACCTCCCAGGGATGTTCCGCTGCGTGTGCGACGATGGCTACGAGCTGGACCGCAGCGGGGGAAACTGCACCGGTGCGTGTCCGTCACAGGTACCTGTCCGTCTCAAGCCCCGTGGGGCGTTGCTGAGTGTTGTGCCTGTGCTGCAGACATCAACGAGTGCGCCGACCCCGTGACCTGCATCAACGGCCTGTGCGTGAACACTCCAGGCAGCTACCTGTGCAACTGCCCCGCCGACTTCGAGCTCAATCCCACTGGAGTCGGGTGTGTGGGTGAGTCGCTGTGGAAACGCTCAGTTTTTCACCCGCCTTTGCAGATTTAGGGGTAAACGTGTGCGTTTCTCAGACACCCGCGTTGGCAACTGTTTCCTGGACATCCTGAACCGCGGCGACGGGGGAATCTCCTGCAGCGCAGAGATCGGCGTGGGCGTGACccgagcctcctgctgctgctccctgggAGGAGCCTGGGGGAACCCTTGTGAACTGTGCCCTGCGCCCAACTCCAGTAGGCTCTACGTCACTTCACatctgcttgttgtgttgtgaaataaaaaaaaaacacattcatttgctGCATGTCTTTTTTCTCTATAGCCGAATACAAGACTCTTTGTCCAGGAGGGGAGGGGTTCAGACCTAATCCCATCACTGTTATCCTGGAAGGTGAACAGTCCAGCTTTCTATTGTCATTAAATTAAAGGCGATAAGTGCTGCTATGAtctaataatgaataatgtgaATCGTCTTGTAGACATTGATGAGTGCCAGGAGCTGCCAGGTCTCTGCCAGGGGGGGAGCTGCATCAACACCTTTGGCAGCTTCCAGTGTGATTGTCCACCAGGCTACTATCTCAACGAGGAGACTCGCATCTGTGAGGGTAAGAAGCGAAGCACCACTTACTCTGACTTACGCATAACTCCTGATTATTcctgactgttttttttattacgtGTCGTTTCTGTCACGCGCAGACATTGATGAGTGCTCGTCTCACATCGGCATCTGTGGACCCGGCACCTGCTACAACACTCTGGGCAACTACACCTGCGTGTGTCCACCCGAATACATGCAGGTCAACGGAGGAAACAACTGCATGGGTgagtggtggtggtagtggaggGGGGGTTCTCGCTCTGGAAGCCAGTTTTTCCCGCAGACTGACTCTCACGCGTCCTCAACACAGACATGAGGAAGAGCGTGTGTTATCGGAACTTCAATAACACGTGTGAGAACGAGCTGTCCTTCAACATGACCAAGAAGATGTGCTGCTGTGCCTATAATGTGGGGAAGGCCTGGAATAAGCCATGCGAGGCCTGCCCCACCCCCGCTACCTGTGAGTGCCAGTCAAGAGACTCAGACTCTGTTCAGGCCCCGCTGTCAAACTGCTGCCACTGAGCCCTTTGTGTCTGTTACAGCTGACTACCAGTTACTGTGTGGTAACCAGGCTCCTGGCTTCATCATTGACATCCACACGGGCAAGCCGATAGGTGAGGTCAAGAGAACGCACAACTGCGTTACACACGTGTGATGCGCTGCAACGTGCAGTAATGGAATATTTTTAATGCTTCCCATCAGACATTGACGAGTGCAGGGAGATCCCAGGCATCTGTGCCAATGGAGTGTGTATCAACCAGATTGGGAGCTTCCGTTGTGAATGTCCCATGGGCTTCAGCTACAACAACATACTGCTCATCTGCGAAGGTAAAAACCAGATCTGGGAATTCACTCCATTTTAAGGACATTGATGTTCCAGACTAAATGAGGCCAGAGTTTGCTTTAATCCAACCGAACAGGCTGGATTAGTGTATAGTTGCTGCTGGAACAAATAagaaacccacacacagacactcacacataaatacagtagCACTCCCTCACGGGGCAGGAGGCACTTTACAAGTCTTCCAGTCAGCTGAGTTAATGCCGCCTTTTCCCACATGACTTATGCCCTTGTACAGTGGCTCTGAACGAGAGCAGCTGCCAGGACCCTCCATTATCCAGAACCTGCCAGCCAGAGCAGCGCGCTGTGCCCTGTCCTGCTGTCCACAGGCTTCGTGCTCTGACCAGACATTTACAAAGCCTCTGGCTGATTTCTCTTTCCGTTCCTCCGTCGTAGACATCGACGAGTGTAACAGCGGGGACAACCTGTGTCAGCGTAATGCCAACTGCATCAACATACCGGGCAGCTACCGCTGCGAGTGCTCGCCCGGCTTCAAACTGTCTCCCAGCGGGGCTTGTTTGGGTGAGTCCAGTCAGTCCGACGGGCCTTACTGGGGCGGACCGATTCCGTGTTGGAAATGGGAGGGAaactctgttttcttcttcgcAGACCGTAACGAGTGCCAGGAGATTCCGAACGTCTGCAGCCACGGAGAGTGCATAGACACGCAGGGAAGTTATCGCTGCCTCTGCTACAACGGCTTCAAGGCCACGTCCGACCAGACCATGTGCATGGGTGAGACACTGGACTCCACCAGCACACGTTAACGTCGGTACAGCTCTGTCCTTGGGGCCTAAAGTTTCCTCTGTTTCGTTCAGACATCGACGAGTGTGACAGGCAGCCGTGCGGCAACGGTACCTGTAAAAACACCGTTGGATCCTACAACTGCCTCTGCCACCCTGGCTTTGAGCTCACGCACAACAACGACTGCATGGGTACGAACGGCCCACTGCCAGACATTAACATTAAGTCTAGATGCCTGTTCACTTTTAAACATATATTCACTTGCATGCAGACATAGAACCGGCACCTAAACCCTCGTATTCCTTCCAATCACGCAGACATTGACGAGTGCAGCGTCTTCCAGGGCCAAGTGTGCAGGAATGGACAGTGTATCAATGAACTTGGCTCATTCCTGTGTCTCTGCCATGAGGGATATGAGAGTATGCCGGATGGGAAGAACTGTGTTGGTAAGTCAGCGATTAAATGAACAGTACGGCAATATATGCACTGTTTTCACCCACACACTGTCTTGTTTCCACAGACATCAATGAGTGTCTGAGCCTGCCCGGCACTTGCTCTCCGGGAACTTGTCAGAACATGGACGGGTCCTTCAGATGCATTTGTCCTCTTGGCTACGAGGTGAAAAATGACCAGTGTATAGGTGAGATACTAACACACACCCATTCAAGGATATATAACGTATATATATACACGTTGAACACACACCCTGAGTCTAATTTCTGATTTTCTCAGACATCAACGAGTGTGAGCTGGAATCCAACAAGTGTCAGTTCGGTACTTGCACCAACACCCCCGGCAGCTTCCAGTGCTCGTGCCCACCAGGCTTTGTTCTGTCTGAAAGCAAGCAGCACTGTTACGGTAGGAAGGTTCACTTGCTAACGTTAAGGGGTTTTAAATGTTATGTTAAACCCTTCACCAATGCtatttattgtttcttttgGCAGATACCAGAGAGAGCTTCTGTTTCACTAAATTCGAAGCCGGCAAATGCTCCGTGCCCAAGGCCTTCAACACGACCAAGGccaagtgctgctgcagcaagATGCCTGGAGAGGGCTGGGGGCTTCCGTGTGAGCTGTGTCCGCGAGAGTCCGATAGTAAATACAGCTAGACTGTGACCGACACACACAAAATGCTCCCAGCGGTATTTGTAAAACAGTGACACTGACCCTTTCTGATGTAGTTCCAGATGCATTCAAGGCTCTGTGCCCCTACGGCCACGGGATCGTAATTGGACCAGACGATGGTCGTGAAGGTGAGTCTAATCCTACGATGTCATCTAAACTAGACACGAGGGGACTTTTTGTGCAGatgtaatgttttcatttgccTTGTCTAGATATGAATGAGTGTCTGGAAAACCCAGGCATCTGCCAGAACGGAATCTGCATCAACACCGATGGCTCCTTCCGCTGTGAATGTCCCTTTGGGTACAACCTGGATTACACTGGGGTCAACTGTGTTGGTGAGACGAATTTTAAGTGCCCAGTGGTCaatgtttgtttcatttctcaTACTTTATTGCCATCGTGTATAATTTATTAGTTGTTTCACGAGAGATCAGTCGtttaacaatttattttaaaacggcTGCAGAGGAGTTATTGACTGCAGGACTTCCTGTTGTTCATATCAGTGACCTCTGAGAGCTTTATTGCCATGTCTTCtcaaaatcaataaaactgCTGTGGTCTGATGTTATTTTAGCACCACAGTGCATTTTCTCTCTTGCATCGCAGCCCCATTTATTCCAGGCCCATGCTACTAATGACTGCTTTTAGAATCgaaggtacagtataaatgttttattatatttaattgctccctctgtttttctctgccttttattTCTCCAGATGCCGACGAGTGCTCCATAGGAAACCCATGTGGAAATGGAAACTGCACCAATGTGGTGGGAGGTTTTGAGTGCTCGTGCCAGGAGGGCTTCGAACCCGGTCCCATGATGACTTGTGAAGGTCAGACACAAAGCCTGTGATACAAAAGGCTGTTTTCCACATcatttgaagttgaaatgaacCGTCCTTCCCTCATCCGGATTTCAGATATCAACGAGTGCTCCCAGAATCCTTTGCTTTGTGCTTTCCGTTGTGTCAACACCTTTGGCTCCTATGAGTGTATGTGTCCCGCTGGGTATGTGCTGCGAGACGACCAGCGCATGTGCAGAGGTGGGTGAAACCCTTCCTGTGTCGGCTCAAACTGGACTCATGAATGATGGTTTCACCTGTTGGCCATTTCCTCCCATCTCATGACAGATCAGGACGAGTGCACAGAGGGTCTGGATGACTGTGACTCCAAGGGTATGACCTGTAAGAACCTGATTGGCACCTTCATGTGCATCTGCCCTCCTGGCATGCAGCGCCGTCCAGATGGAGAAGGATGCATGGGTGCGTAGCAGCGGATGTGGCACACGTAGAGCGTGACTAGACGCTGTTTTCACTCCCATGTTCCCTGCACTGTGTACTGGCAGACCTGAACGAGTGCCGGGCCAAACCTGGAATCTGTAAGAATGGCCGATGCGTCAACACCGAGGGAAGCTACCGCTGCGAGTGCAACGACGGCTTTGAGCCGAGCTCCACTGGAACTGAATGCATCGGTGAGATCACGGCTGCTCCTGCGGAAAGATTGATAATAAATACCTATGCCTTTTCGTCCATTTTTAACTCCAAACAATCTCCTTATTTCCATGCAGACAACCGAAAAGGCTTCTGCTACACGGAGGTCCTGCAGACAATGTGCCAGCAGCTGTCCACCAACAGGAACAGCGTGACCAAGTCTGAGTGCTGCTGCAACGCCGGGCGCGGGTGGGGAACCCAGTGCGAGCTGTGCCCCCTGCCCGGCACGCTGCAGTACAAGAGGATGTGTCCACTGGGACCCGGCTACACCACCGACGGCAGAGGTCAGGTCACAAAGCGGCTCAGTGAGCCTGGGAGCAGTTTTTGCCTCAGCTCCCTTCCCTCCGTCACACCATCCTGTTCTTGCAGACATCAACGAGTGCCAGGTGATGCCCGAGCTGTGCAAGAACGGCCAGTGCGTCAACACCATCGGGTCGTTCCGCTGCCACTGTAACGTGGGCTTCAAAACCGACTTCACCGCAACCGCCTGCGTTGGTACGGACGATCTCGTTGTTGTTTGAACAGCAGGTGCATAATGATCCTAGCATCCATCTGCAAAACAATTGGGTCCATGTTCTTAATGTTTCAGATATGGACGAGTGCGCTCTGTCTCCGAAGCCGTGCAACTTCCTGTGTAAAAACACGGAGGGCAGCTACCTGTGCTCCTGCCCCAGAGGATACACCCTGCAGCCCGATGGAAAGACTTGCAAAGGTGGATGGACCTGCTTCCATGCGTGtctgttttatgtgttttcatGTACAATAACagttccctccttccctccaaGATCTGGACGAGTGCTCAACCAAGCAGCACAACTGCCAGTTCCTCTGCGTTAACACCATCGGAGGCTTCACCTGCAAGTGCCCCGGCGGCTTCACGCAGCACCAGACCGCCTGCATCGGTGAGGACGCCACCGTCCGCGCCTCGTTTTCTCACGTCCTCCGGCAAATGCTCAGCTCTCAGCTTGCTTCCCTTGGCAGATAATAACGAGTGCACGGGTCAGAGCAGTCCGTGCGGTTCCCGGGCCTCCTGCGTCAACACGCCCGGCAGCTTCAACTGCGAATGCTCTAAAGGTTTCTCTCTGGACACCACGGGCATCGAGTGTGAAGGTGAGTCGACCCAGTGACGATcattcaaacacacagcagggaaCAGCAAACCCATGCCGCATTTCACACACCCCACATTTGCTGCTCACCTTAACTACTTTTACTACCTACCTGATTTTGTGCTTTTGATGGAACCTGTCCTCAGATGTGGATGAGTGCAGCAACAACCACCGCTGTCAGCACGGCTGTCAGAACATGCTGGGAGGCTACCGCTGTGGCTGCCCTCAGGGCTACGTGCAGCActaccagtggaaccagtgcgTGGGTGAGTGGCTCACTGGGAGCAGGGCGGACTGACCCGCGTCGGGCGCCTCCATCGTCATCACGCCGTTTGCGCTCTGTCCTCCAGATGAAAACGAGTGTCAGGGCAGCACGGTGtgcggctccgcctcctgctaCAACACGCTCGGCAGCTTCAAGTGCGTGTGTCCCTCTGGCTTCGACTTCGAGCAGGGCGCCGGCGGCTGCCAGGACGTCAACGAGTGCTCCTCAGGCACCAACCCCTGTATCTACGGCTGCTCCAATACGGATGGAGGCTACCTGTGTGGCTGTCCTGGAGGGTTCTTCAGAGCTGGACAGGGGTGAGGGGACATTTACACATAGCATGGGGTATTTCTGTCCCTATAATCACCACACTGATCTTTCTGTGTGCGCCCAGTCACTGTATAACAGGCTCAGGTTTCCCAAGCCAGTTAGGAGAGGGTGAGGACGACGACAGCCTTTCCCCGGAGGCCTGTTATGAGTGTAAGATCAacggaggaggaaagaaaggccGACGCAAGCGCGACGCCGATGAAAATGACCTGAACCAGGTACATGAGTGGACAAAGCCTTGTTGTCAGGACACTGCTGTGATTTGCAGGAGAACACAAAGTCACGCTGTCCTTGTCGTCACTATAGGAGCCGGCAGTGAGCATGGCCAGTGTGGACACCCAGGACTCCATCGCCATGAACTTCTCCCTGGCCTCGCTGTTCAACAAAGAGCCTCTGCTGGAGCTCCTGCCCGCTCTGCAGCCCCTGGAGCATCACGTGCGCTACGTCATCACCCACGGCAACGCCCAGGAACACTTCCGCCTGCTGGAGCGCCGCGACGGGAAGAGCGTGCTCCGGCTAGGCAAGAGGCCGCCCCCGGCCGGGACCTACCGGCTGCAGATCGCCAGCCTGCCGCTGTTCGGGCCCCGGAGACTACACCAGCTGGAGCATCAGCATGACAGTGACTACCTACAAGGGGAAATTGGAGACGCCCTGCGCATCAAGCTCCACATCCACCTGCACTGAGCTCAGAGAGTGCCCCCGATCCTGCCCGGGACTGATTTCCAAAGCCTTTGAGTTTTAACCTTCCCTTTTATCTaataaccccccctccccctgccaCCAGCAGCGGGTCATCAAGGGGCTACGAAAGACTGAGTCAATCAGCCCAACTCTGCCACCATTTTGTTACAGTTTATGTTATTAAAtgttcatgttttgtgttttgttttgtttttttattttttttatacctTATCAACACTCCGTCTTCTATCTGACCCAGCACTCGTTCTCTGACAGATCCAGTGAAGGAGACGCCAGAGAGGAGTCTCGTGCTTGGACCGCGTcaccacataaacacaaagtaGCAAACAGATTCTCTTGTGGCCTGAACTACCTTTGTCCAACGTGTCGCCGCCTTCATGTAGTGTTAAAGGAAGTGATCTGGATACAGGTTACTGGTCATCATGGTCCAAGGACTCCGTCGCCTCTCTGTCACCGTCCCAAAACTCCCAACGCTGGTGAATAGGATTAGTCACATCTGCCCCTGTCCGTGTTGTGGTGCGTCATGTAATGTATTGGTGCTGTTTGAAACATGTTATCACAAAAGGACAACATGCAACATTTACACAGCATTTCAGGTTCTTTAGTACATATCGGTCCGTTTCGTAGCTGGATGCCAACCAATCATCAGAAGCCATGTTCCACTCTGATGTGACTGACTTCTGTCAAGCAGGGATTAGCGTGTTtgctgcgtgtgcgtgctgTCATGCTTGGTTACCTCAGTACTCCTCAGCGAGCGTGGGCGCCATGCCGTGATGCTGACCGTAGAACAATAGAGGGTGCTAGCGCACCTCAGCATCCGCCACGAGCAGGGAACTCACCAGTGACTAACTCAGAGGCTAAAGGAAGATAGATCAGGTCACATTTCGATTTATCCTTGCACTGATTCTGGACCTGAGAGTCTTTGTCCGCTGTCGGCTGTCAGAGGCTTATAGTTTCTCTTGACTGAGCAGTCCTGCTTCAAACACAACATAAAGGTCTCAGGAGAACGGCCCTGCAGCCAACAGTTGGTTTTGGGAGGCTAAACTTGACAATAAGCTGACTTTATCTGACTTCTTTGACTTTTTGGTGATGTCTCTACCTCGACGTTTGAGGTCTGAGCCTCATTTCCAGCACGGAGAGCTGCACAGCTAACTATGGGAACACATAGTGGCACATGGCATGGTAAGACAGCGCTTGGCCAGAAAGAGCACACACCGGTGACAGG from Betta splendens chromosome 4, fBetSpl5.4, whole genome shotgun sequence includes:
- the fbn2b gene encoding fibrillin-2b, with protein sequence MGSGKQAQVLLGWVAACLASVHVAGAETGNGPYQTSRFTSTVDQREVQRVRRRGQETLRGPNVCGSRFHSYCCPGWKTLPGGNQCIVPICRNTCGDGFCSRPNMCTCSNGQLSPSCGAGAGAGIQSCNVRCMNGGSCAEDSCFCTKGYTGNHCGQPVCENGCQNGGRCIGPNRCACVYGFTGPQCERDYRTGPCFTQVNNQMCQGQLSGIVCTKTLCCATIGRAWGHPCEQCPAQPHPCRRGFIPNIRTGACQDVDECEAVPGLCSGGNCINTVGSYECKCPAGHRQSETSHKCEDVDECGTISGVCDGGECTNTAGSYVCTCPRGYISSTDGSRCVDQRVGSCFSALANGRCSGQLSVQFTKMQCCCETGRCWALGQLPEMCPVRGSDEFRRLCIVGVPQAHGFPNGYPNGHGNGFNYGPKFPPNGNGNGNGGYGGNGGNGGGNFGGNTGGFGGNGGSLMTHQIGTVTVNDTIDVCKHFTNLCLNGRCIPTPLSYRCECNMGYRQDVRGLCIDVDECVSNPCINGDCVNTPGSYNCKCHEGYQGTPTKQACIDIDECIVNGVMCRNGRCVNTEGSFQCICNAGFELTPDGKNCIDHDECATTNMCLNGMCINEDGSFKCICKPGFALAPNGRYCTDINECQTSGICMNGRCINSEGSFRCECPTGLAIDMDGRVCVDTHMRTTCYGAIKMGTCSRPFPGAVTRSECCCFNPEHGFGEPCQPCPSRNSAEFQAVCSSGIGITTDGRDINECALDPDICQNGICENLRGSYRCSCNLGYESDTSGKNCVDINECAVNLLLCDNGLCRNTPGSYTCSCPKGFVFKPESETCEDIDECKSNPCINGQCRNVIGSFNCECSHGSKLDSTNTICVDSMKSTCWLTMQDNRCEVNINGATLKSECCSTLGVAWGSPCDRCEIDTACSRGFARMKGLVCEDINECEVFPGVCSNGLCVNTQGSFRCECPNGLTLDSTGRTCVDMRSEQCYMKWHEDECGAPLPGRYRVDMCCCSVGAAWGIDCEECPKAGTPEYKTICPRGPGIANRGDILTGRPFYKDVNECKVFPGLCTYGTCRNTIGSFKCRCNNGFALTAEERNCTDIDECRISPDLCGQGACVNTPGSFECECFEGYESGFMMMKNCMDIDECERNPLLCHGGTCLNTEGSYECECPTGYTLSPDGSVCEDLNECQLSDNLCRNGQCVNMPGTYQCSCNTGYQATPDRQGCVDIDECTIMNGGCETHCTNSEGSYECSCSEGYALMPDLRTCSDIDECEDTPDICDGGQCTNIPGEYRCLCYDGFMASIDMRTCIDVNECDLNQNICLHGDCENTKGSFICHCQLGYFVKKGSTGCTDIDECEIGAHNCDMHSACINVPGSFKCRCRDGWVGDGIKCVDHDECSAEDHNCNPNADCVNTPGSYRCTCKEGFNGDGFSCSDMDECADNVNLCENGQCLNAPGGYRCECEMGFTPTDDSKACQDIDECNFQNICVFGTCQNLPGMFRCVCDDGYELDRSGGNCTDINECADPVTCINGLCVNTPGSYLCNCPADFELNPTGVGCVDTRVGNCFLDILNRGDGGISCSAEIGVGVTRASCCCSLGGAWGNPCELCPAPNSTEYKTLCPGGEGFRPNPITVILEDIDECQELPGLCQGGSCINTFGSFQCDCPPGYYLNEETRICEDIDECSSHIGICGPGTCYNTLGNYTCVCPPEYMQVNGGNNCMDMRKSVCYRNFNNTCENELSFNMTKKMCCCAYNVGKAWNKPCEACPTPATSDYQLLCGNQAPGFIIDIHTGKPIDIDECREIPGICANGVCINQIGSFRCECPMGFSYNNILLICEDIDECNSGDNLCQRNANCINIPGSYRCECSPGFKLSPSGACLDRNECQEIPNVCSHGECIDTQGSYRCLCYNGFKATSDQTMCMDIDECDRQPCGNGTCKNTVGSYNCLCHPGFELTHNNDCMDIDECSVFQGQVCRNGQCINELGSFLCLCHEGYESMPDGKNCVDINECLSLPGTCSPGTCQNMDGSFRCICPLGYEVKNDQCIDINECELESNKCQFGTCTNTPGSFQCSCPPGFVLSESKQHCYDTRESFCFTKFEAGKCSVPKAFNTTKAKCCCSKMPGEGWGLPCELCPRESDIPDAFKALCPYGHGIVIGPDDGREDMNECLENPGICQNGICINTDGSFRCECPFGYNLDYTGVNCVDADECSIGNPCGNGNCTNVVGGFECSCQEGFEPGPMMTCEDINECSQNPLLCAFRCVNTFGSYECMCPAGYVLRDDQRMCRDQDECTEGLDDCDSKGMTCKNLIGTFMCICPPGMQRRPDGEGCMDLNECRAKPGICKNGRCVNTEGSYRCECNDGFEPSSTGTECIDNRKGFCYTEVLQTMCQQLSTNRNSVTKSECCCNAGRGWGTQCELCPLPGTLQYKRMCPLGPGYTTDGRDINECQVMPELCKNGQCVNTIGSFRCHCNVGFKTDFTATACVDMDECALSPKPCNFLCKNTEGSYLCSCPRGYTLQPDGKTCKDLDECSTKQHNCQFLCVNTIGGFTCKCPGGFTQHQTACIDNNECTGQSSPCGSRASCVNTPGSFNCECSKGFSLDTTGIECEDVDECSNNHRCQHGCQNMLGGYRCGCPQGYVQHYQWNQCVDENECQGSTVCGSASCYNTLGSFKCVCPSGFDFEQGAGGCQDVNECSSGTNPCIYGCSNTDGGYLCGCPGGFFRAGQGHCITGSGFPSQLGEGEDDDSLSPEACYECKINGGGKKGRRKRDADENDLNQEPAVSMASVDTQDSIAMNFSLASLFNKEPLLELLPALQPLEHHVRYVITHGNAQEHFRLLERRDGKSVLRLGKRPPPAGTYRLQIASLPLFGPRRLHQLEHQHDSDYLQGEIGDALRIKLHIHLH